From a region of the Babesia bovis T2Bo chromosome 1, whole genome shotgun sequence genome:
- a CDS encoding Signal recognition particle receptor beta subunit family protein translates to MESQTSQSVNQVSLKVGGKSISVVDTPGNFRLLPDSMKYIESAKSLIFVVDSSDKQSFKMAAQLLVDIALNPRVIASRPRMLFLANKSDMLGSRDVESVLHFVQLDAERILKAYKSESHMKQIPSESMPILHMLTQADFTIDKTPLHVTLGSCSALQGSLDDLLNFIG, encoded by the coding sequence ATGGAATCGCAAACATCGCAATCGGTTAACCAGGTATCGCTCAAAGTTGGTGGGAAAAGTATCTCTGTGGTAGATACGCCTGGTAATTTTAGGTTGTTACCTGATTCAATGAAGTACATTGAATCTGCCAAGTCATTGATTTTCGTTGTTGACTCTTCTGACAAGCAGAGTTTCAAGATGGCTGCTCAGCTTTTGGTTGACATTGCACTTAACCCTAGGGTTATAGCTTCGCGACCCAGGATGCTATTTTTGGCTAACAAGAGTGACATGCTTGGTTCTCGTGACGTAGAATCTGTGTTACACTTTGTTCAGCTGGATGCCGAGCGTATATTAAAGGCTTACAAAAGTGAATCACACATGAAACAGATACCGTCTGAATCCATGCCTATTCTTCATATGCTTACTCAAGCTGATTTTACTATTGACAAGACGCCTTTACATGTAACACTGGGTTCGTGTTCCGCACTGCAGGGTTCCCTCGACGATCTTTTGAATTTTATCGGCTAG
- a CDS encoding ABC transporter ATP-binding domain containing protein, with the protein MCFTRSIRQTSTVSCRVLSQAWYQRRCYIFVPIRPGMVLSHHRNGYRLGNAVANTPTLPYMRPIQPQLGLRSFAIIHSRKFSSGKYSEYNSTDAPITKADKRRGMICLTQFLIKEMPIVLPTFLALMASSALISVFPTVVGKYINSFTVDDVPSMLQGTCFVFGAALASFFKSVLSGFARLRMSRRIREDLFASLLKKDSGLFDSTASGKLVTVIAADARMSAGVIDCLSQIVRASISFTAGIYFSLKIAHISMIIHTMLPIALSLSIMIPLSRLVQRQTSIQMRRLATLLSFCEEKMTNIKTVKTFNAEKTEITAFGDRIQELFRVSFKGIFYGATMNFVAVGAVGTLILLMANTSATLVLNGTMKIGDVTSLLMYSALVGSSLQSFTSSFADIHKCIGSAVNIARYIDINDSVTTTGSERVPTTAPTVQFDKVTFTYPSRPGCVVLRDISFTLPSGKSMVVLGESGCGKSSILQLLLGLYTPDKGSILLDGRPMNKMDIQEVRQITAWIEQQATLFDDTIKNNVLYGQEGKDSGLPSVYDRSGLNALIKELPNGELTIVGQSGKALSGGQRQRISIARMLIRDPKLVLLDEITSALDMESERQINQILTEYLRDKTVILITHRPTLLSIADYIMVMSAGQICQLGTKDHVLNNPCPQLTNILASM; encoded by the exons ATGTGCTTTACGCGGAGTATTAGACAAACCTCGACAGTATCTTGCCGAGTACTATCGCAAGCATGGTACCAACGGAGATGCTACATATTCGTACCCATCCGCCCTGGGATGGTACTATCGCACCATCGCAATGGGTATCGTCTAGGCAATGCTGTTGCAAATACGCCAACATTGCCGTATATGAGGCCTATTCAACCACAACTAGGACTACGTAGTTTTGCGATTATCCATAGTCGTAAATTCTCATCGGGCAAGTATAGTGAATACAATTCTACGGATGCACCAATTACAAAAGCGGATAAAAGACGTGGAATGATATGTTTGACCCAGTTCTTAATCAAAGAAATGCCAATTGTACTGCCAACTTTTCTGGCGTTAATGGCGTCCAGCGCTTTGATATCGGTGTTTCCAACTGTGGTAGGCAAGTATATAAACAGCTTCACCGTCGACGATGTACCCAGCATGCTACAAGGAACTTGCTTTGTATTCGGAGCTGCCCTTGCGTCTTTTTTCAAAAGCGTGCTTTCAGGTTTCGCGAGACTTAGAATGTCAAGAAGAATAAGAGAGGACCTTTTTGCATCGTTGCTCAAAAAGGACTCTGGACTGTTCGACTCTACGGCATCTGGCAAGCTGGTCACAGTCATCGCTGCAGATGCGAGAATGTCTGCAGGGGTTATAGATTGCCTCTCTCAAATTGTCAGAGCTTCAATCAGCTTCACAGCAGGAATATACTTCAGCCTGAAGATCGCCCATATATCAATGATCATCCACACAATGCTACCAATAGCATTATCGCTATCTATCATGATACCACTCTCACGCCTTGTACAAAGGCAGACGTCAATTCAAATGCGACGGCTAGCCACGCTGCTGTCGTTTTGTGAAGAGAAGATGACTAACATTAAGACAGTGAAAACATTTAATGCGGAAAAGACTGAAATTACAGCTTTCGGCGATAGG ATACAAGAACTTTTTAGGGTATCTTTCAAGGGCATATTTTACGGGGCCACCATGAACTTTGTGGCAGTAGGTGCTGTAGGAACACTGATACTCCTAATGGCCAATACCAGTGCAACCTTGGTACTCAACGGTACAATGAAAATAGGAGATGTGACATCACTTCTGATGTACAGTGCACTTGTGGGTAGTTCATTGCAGTCGTTCACATCAAGCTTCGCTGATATACACAAGTGTATAGGATCGGCAGTTAACATCGCTAGGTATATCGACATAAATGATAGTGTGACTACCACCGGGAGTGAACGAGTCCCTACGACTGCACCAACCGTACAATTTGACAAAGTAACTTTTACATACCCATCAAGGCCAGGATGCGTTGTTCTGCGagatatatcatttacACTTCCATCGGGAAAGTCAatggtagtactagggGAAAGTGGTTGTGGTAAAAGCTCTATACTTCAGCTACTCCTGGGACTCTACACCCCTGACAAGGGTAGTATACTACTAGATGGGCGACCTATGAATAAGATGGATATACAGGAAGTACGACAAATA actGCATGGATCGAACAACAGGCAACACTTTTTGATGACACCATCAAAAATAATGTGCTCTATGGACAGGAAGGAAAGGATAGCGGCCTACCAAGTGTATACGACCGATCTGGGTTAAATGCCCTAATAAAAGAATTGCCAAACGGGGAACTCACCATAGTGGGACAGTCTGGAAAAGCACTCAGCG GTGGGCAGAGGCAACGTATATCCATTGCCAGAATGCTTATTAGAGACCCTAAACTAGTGCTTCTAGATGAAATAACATCAGCGCTGGACATGGAGTCTGAACGACAAATCAATCAAATATTGACTGAG TATTTGCGCGATAAGACCGTTATACTTATAACGCACCGGCCGACATTGCTGTCAATCGCAGATTACATTATG GTAATGAGCGCCGGTCAAATATGCCAATTGGGTACCAAGGATCACGTGTTGAATAACCCATGCCCACAGTTAACCAACATACTTGCCTCGATGTGA